Proteins encoded by one window of Methylovirgula ligni:
- the recG gene encoding ATP-dependent DNA helicase RecG, with protein MRPSILDPLFAPATGLAGVGPKIAKLLDKLLGTSEGARVVDLLFHLPVNTIDRRHRARIAEAPRDQIVLIEAQVVEHRAPPPRSRAPYKVLVEDGTGDVLLVFFLANHAWIEKALPIGTQRFISGKLELWEGHLQMVHPDRVVDAEGLAQMLLVEPVYGLTEGLAPRVLAKIIGAALARLPKLPDWLAESRAKPPNLPGFTEALAIVHHPPEPEAISPNAPARLRLAYDELLAHQLALALTRAHLRRTAGHSHKGDGTRSGAIRAALPFTLTGAQEATLAEIRTDLAAPERMLRLLQGDVGSGKTIVALLAMAEVVEAGRQAALMVPTEVLARQHFESIAKYAEPSGLRVALLTGRDKSAERTRTLAALAEGAIDIVIGTHALFQESVAFHDLGLAVVDEQHRFGVHQRLALGAKGAGADILVMTATPIPRTLVLTYFGDMDVSTLREKPPGRQRIETRALPLDRIGDVIARLQSAIASGARAYWICPLVAESEALDVAAVEERFAALKEIFGPRVGLVHGKMKGADRDKAMAAFAKGETQVLVATTVIEVGVDVPEASIIVIEHAERFGLAQLHQLRGRVGRGRAQSTCLLLYKPPLGETAKARIEIMRESDDGFRIAEEDLRLRGGGDVLGTQQSGLPGFRLAELDVHADLLKLARAEAQNIIATNPRLEGARGKALLALLHLFERETAVKLLQAG; from the coding sequence ATGCGCCCCTCGATCCTCGATCCCCTGTTCGCGCCGGCGACCGGTCTCGCCGGGGTTGGGCCGAAGATCGCCAAGTTGCTCGACAAATTGCTCGGCACGAGCGAGGGCGCGCGCGTCGTCGATCTCCTCTTTCACCTGCCGGTGAATACGATCGACCGCCGTCACCGCGCCAGGATCGCCGAGGCTCCGCGCGATCAGATCGTGTTGATCGAGGCGCAAGTGGTCGAGCATCGGGCGCCGCCGCCCCGCTCGCGCGCGCCCTACAAGGTATTGGTCGAGGACGGGACTGGCGACGTTCTGCTGGTCTTCTTCCTTGCCAATCATGCCTGGATCGAAAAGGCCCTGCCTATCGGCACGCAGCGCTTCATCTCCGGCAAGCTGGAACTCTGGGAGGGCCACCTCCAGATGGTGCATCCCGACCGCGTGGTCGATGCCGAGGGCCTCGCGCAAATGCTGCTCGTCGAGCCTGTCTACGGGCTGACCGAAGGCCTCGCGCCCCGCGTGCTGGCGAAGATCATCGGCGCCGCCCTCGCGCGGCTGCCGAAATTACCAGACTGGCTGGCGGAAAGCCGCGCCAAACCGCCGAATCTGCCGGGCTTCACCGAGGCGCTCGCGATAGTGCATCATCCGCCGGAGCCGGAGGCGATCTCGCCCAATGCGCCGGCGCGGCTGCGGCTCGCCTATGATGAATTGCTGGCGCATCAACTGGCGCTCGCTCTGACCCGCGCGCATCTGCGCCGCACGGCCGGCCACAGCCATAAAGGCGACGGCACCCGCAGCGGCGCGATCCGTGCCGCCCTGCCCTTCACGCTGACCGGCGCGCAAGAGGCTACACTCGCCGAAATCCGCACCGACCTCGCCGCGCCGGAACGCATGTTGCGGCTGCTGCAGGGCGATGTCGGCTCGGGCAAGACAATCGTCGCGCTGCTGGCGATGGCCGAAGTTGTAGAGGCCGGCCGCCAGGCGGCCTTGATGGTGCCGACCGAAGTGCTCGCCCGCCAGCACTTCGAGTCGATTGCGAAATATGCCGAACCTTCCGGTCTGCGCGTCGCTTTGCTCACCGGCCGCGACAAAAGCGCAGAGCGCACGCGCACGCTCGCGGCGCTGGCCGAAGGCGCGATCGATATCGTCATCGGCACCCACGCCTTGTTTCAGGAGAGCGTCGCTTTCCACGACCTCGGCCTCGCCGTCGTCGATGAGCAGCATCGCTTCGGCGTGCATCAGCGTCTGGCGCTCGGCGCCAAGGGGGCCGGCGCCGATATCCTGGTGATGACCGCGACGCCCATTCCGCGCACGCTCGTCCTGACCTATTTCGGTGACATGGATGTCTCGACGCTGCGCGAGAAGCCACCCGGCCGCCAGCGGATCGAGACACGCGCGCTGCCGCTCGACCGCATCGGCGATGTCATAGCGCGCCTGCAAAGCGCGATTGCGAGCGGCGCCCGCGCCTACTGGATCTGCCCGCTGGTCGCGGAGAGCGAGGCGCTCGACGTCGCGGCGGTCGAGGAGCGTTTTGCCGCGCTGAAGGAGATTTTCGGCCCGCGCGTTGGCCTCGTCCACGGCAAGATGAAGGGCGCCGACCGCGACAAGGCCATGGCCGCCTTCGCCAAGGGCGAGACGCAGGTTCTTGTCGCGACGACGGTGATCGAGGTCGGCGTCGATGTGCCCGAAGCCTCGATCATCGTCATCGAACATGCCGAGCGCTTCGGCCTCGCGCAATTGCATCAATTGCGCGGACGCGTCGGACGCGGGCGCGCGCAATCGACCTGTCTCCTGCTCTACAAACCGCCGCTTGGCGAAACTGCCAAGGCGCGGATCGAGATCATGCGCGAGAGCGACGACGGCTTCCGCATCGCGGAGGAGGATTTGCGCCTGCGCGGCGGCGGCGACGTGCTCGGCACGCAGCAGTCCGGCCTCCCCGGCTTCAGACTGGCGGAGCTCGATGTTCATGCCGACCTGCTGAAACTCGCGCGCGCCGAAGCGCAAAACATTATCGCCACCAATCCCCGTCTCGAAGGCGCACGCGGCAAGGCGCTGCTCGCCCTGCTGCATCTCTTCGAGCGCGAGACGGCGGTGAAATTGCTGCAGGCGGGGTAA